The Paenibacillus tianjinensis genome has a window encoding:
- a CDS encoding peptidoglycan D,D-transpeptidase FtsI family protein: MSFFRKQASPPDETTSKSSLGLRINVFFFSTFIIFCVIIIRLAVLQFVEGPTLTEVETSRDTKNVPLAAIRGVIRAAGGEELAYSTSVQSLYITLTKEYTAKTTDKATGETTLTPEAKAKGEALAARLVKDFHKYGDPNAVQLTQEDIIDSLDLYFKKYSGFMARRIKAGLTSDEVAYFMEHKNEYPGLEIVEESSRHYDKDTVAVQTIGYIKPFKSSSSLDIYKNIQSAMKKIDADPGLSYKDDEFVGFDGLELQYQRELRGKNGYQVISVNPQNMAEKVEEVVPPVKGNDIWTTINKNIQLKTEQAITDQISWLHSHAVQGQTHPDALTGYAVAMEVDTGNIVAMASMPDYDTNVWTAEKMDTDMWNKIMGNYQNGTITPYSSGMSGHEFGSTVLLGSTIKPLSVLIGLNEGFFSTSTVYNDKGIAYFGKNDNASVRNASGHVYGAMDPARAIEKSSNVFMVDMVGKKLWEKYHNSGIEVWDKYMKEFGLGVSTQSGLPREYLGQINYTNTEAAGSAQAALIYASFGQQGRYTVLQLAQYASTLANEGVRIKPQLVSKITDSEGNTVKEFGRQVLDEVTTFDKSFWNEIKKGMNSDVTAFTDFPYDFARKTGTSQQTDRTNKNRDNGVFIAFAPRENPKLAVAVVIPEGGFGSNSAAPIARKIFDAYDWEYGLDGVPKKNVKSADSAADGAGAATEGTEADPTGAADTTN, from the coding sequence GTGAGTTTTTTCCGTAAGCAGGCCTCTCCGCCAGACGAAACCACCAGCAAGAGTTCACTTGGCCTGCGGATTAACGTGTTTTTCTTCAGCACGTTTATTATTTTTTGTGTCATCATCATTCGTCTTGCAGTCTTGCAGTTTGTGGAAGGACCTACCTTGACAGAGGTAGAGACCAGCCGTGATACCAAGAATGTGCCGCTTGCGGCTATCCGGGGCGTCATTCGTGCAGCGGGGGGCGAAGAACTCGCTTATTCGACCTCGGTGCAGTCTCTGTACATTACGCTAACCAAAGAATACACTGCCAAAACCACAGACAAAGCAACTGGTGAAACAACACTGACCCCGGAAGCAAAAGCCAAAGGGGAGGCGCTTGCCGCCAGGCTGGTTAAGGACTTTCATAAATACGGTGATCCAAATGCAGTACAGCTGACGCAGGAGGATATCATCGATTCACTGGACTTGTATTTCAAAAAGTATTCAGGATTTATGGCGCGGCGGATTAAGGCGGGGCTGACTTCAGATGAAGTAGCCTATTTTATGGAGCATAAAAATGAATATCCGGGTCTGGAAATTGTCGAGGAGAGCAGCCGCCACTATGACAAGGATACGGTAGCCGTGCAGACAATCGGCTATATTAAGCCGTTCAAATCCTCAAGCAGTCTGGATATTTATAAGAATATTCAATCGGCCATGAAGAAGATCGATGCTGATCCCGGCCTGAGCTATAAAGATGATGAATTTGTCGGATTCGACGGGCTTGAACTGCAGTATCAGCGTGAGCTCCGCGGCAAGAACGGCTATCAGGTCATTTCCGTTAATCCTCAGAATATGGCTGAAAAGGTTGAAGAGGTGGTGCCACCTGTCAAAGGCAACGATATTTGGACCACGATCAATAAAAACATCCAGCTGAAAACAGAACAGGCCATTACGGATCAAATCAGCTGGCTGCATTCCCATGCTGTCCAAGGGCAGACCCATCCGGATGCACTGACCGGTTACGCGGTTGCGATGGAGGTAGACACCGGAAATATCGTTGCCATGGCGAGTATGCCGGACTACGATACCAATGTATGGACAGCTGAAAAGATGGACACCGATATGTGGAATAAAATCATGGGCAACTATCAGAACGGAACCATTACTCCTTATTCTTCGGGGATGTCGGGCCATGAATTTGGTTCTACGGTCCTGCTCGGCTCCACAATCAAACCGCTGAGTGTACTGATTGGTCTGAATGAAGGTTTCTTTTCCACTTCAACGGTTTATAACGATAAGGGTATTGCTTATTTCGGTAAAAATGATAATGCTTCAGTGCGGAACGCTTCCGGTCACGTGTACGGTGCAATGGATCCGGCGAGAGCGATTGAGAAATCCTCCAACGTTTTCATGGTCGATATGGTCGGTAAAAAACTCTGGGAGAAGTACCACAACAGCGGGATCGAAGTATGGGATAAATATATGAAGGAATTCGGTCTGGGCGTCTCGACGCAAAGCGGATTGCCAAGAGAGTATCTGGGGCAGATCAACTATACCAATACTGAAGCAGCCGGCAGTGCGCAAGCCGCATTGATCTATGCTTCATTTGGCCAGCAGGGGCGCTATACGGTGCTTCAGCTTGCCCAATATGCTTCGACACTGGCGAATGAAGGGGTGCGGATTAAACCGCAGCTGGTCAGCAAAATTACAGACTCCGAAGGCAACACGGTAAAAGAGTTCGGGCGTCAGGTGCTGGATGAGGTAACCACTTTCGATAAATCCTTCTGGAATGAGATCAAAAAAGGTATGAACAGTGACGTCACTGCGTTCACTGATTTCCCTTATGATTTTGCCCGCAAAACAGGGACCTCGCAGCAAACGGACAGAACCAACAAAAACCGCGATAACGGGGTATTTATTGCTTTTGCTCCGCGCGAAAATCCCAAGCTTGCTGTGGCTGTAGTTATTCCTGAGGGCGGCTTCGGTTCCAACAGCGCGGCGCCGATTGCCCGTAAAATTTTTGATGCTTATGACTGGGAATATGGTCTCGACGGGGTGCCGAAGAAGAATGTGAAATCCGCAGATTCTGCTGCTGATGGGGCGGGTGCTGCGACAGAGGGAACGGAAGCAGATCCAACAGGAGCAGCGGATACAACGAACTAA
- a CDS encoding transglutaminase domain-containing protein: MLNSWIESLSEANVISIILLLIVLFSLLQGWSRGFSRAAGGLFGLLGTGLLAVAALVTAVPAALYISPRAQVWAAGVVLPDSRLSGWQQLYYTAVSVLEGSPLVRFFLLLLLCYSLIRPLLGLLFMLLPFRLPRRTVRPHDRKITQASRLSGAVIGLAIGLVRGLVLVFALYIGVGLNPDSSFSRYVEASPIYSQSAAAVFDPLAGEKVRSRLPVLTKAVAAEMNDILRRKYEVIDHDISANIVEAAAEIAGPGKDEEQKAKLLYDWIGSRISYDYAKAENYEQNRIWHEQTPQDTFDTRLGVCIDYARLYAVMARSQGLQVRVVTGRGYDGQGGYGPHAWNEVYIPLRQAWIPLDSTWASSGNWFNVQDFDKTHMKEDVL, translated from the coding sequence ATGCTGAACAGCTGGATCGAAAGCCTTAGTGAGGCTAATGTCATCTCAATTATATTACTGCTAATTGTACTTTTCTCTCTCTTGCAGGGCTGGAGCCGCGGGTTCAGCCGGGCAGCAGGGGGGTTGTTCGGTCTTCTGGGAACGGGACTGCTTGCTGTGGCAGCTCTGGTAACCGCAGTTCCCGCAGCGCTCTATATATCTCCCCGTGCCCAGGTCTGGGCTGCGGGAGTTGTGCTTCCGGATAGCCGGCTAAGCGGCTGGCAGCAGTTATACTACACCGCTGTATCGGTGCTGGAAGGCTCTCCGCTGGTGCGTTTTTTTCTGCTGCTCCTTTTATGCTACAGTCTCATCCGCCCGCTGCTGGGTCTGCTCTTTATGCTGCTGCCGTTTCGCCTGCCTAGACGGACAGTGAGGCCCCATGACAGGAAGATTACCCAGGCCAGCCGGCTAAGCGGAGCGGTCATTGGACTTGCGATCGGGCTGGTCCGCGGACTGGTGCTGGTTTTTGCCCTCTATATTGGAGTGGGACTGAATCCGGACAGCAGTTTCAGCCGCTATGTGGAAGCCTCTCCAATCTACAGTCAGAGCGCGGCTGCCGTGTTCGACCCGCTCGCCGGTGAGAAAGTGCGCAGCAGGCTGCCGGTTCTGACCAAAGCGGTGGCCGCAGAGATGAATGATATTCTCCGGCGGAAATATGAGGTCATCGATCATGATATTTCTGCGAATATCGTGGAGGCCGCTGCGGAAATAGCCGGTCCGGGCAAGGATGAGGAGCAAAAAGCCAAGCTGCTGTATGATTGGATAGGCTCGCGGATTTCTTATGACTATGCCAAGGCGGAGAACTATGAGCAGAACCGGATCTGGCATGAGCAGACGCCGCAGGATACGTTCGATACCCGGCTTGGTGTCTGTATAGACTATGCCCGGCTGTATGCGGTAATGGCCCGTTCGCAGGGACTTCAGGTGCGTGTCGTGACCGGACGGGGTTATGATGGACAAGGCGGATATGGCCCTCATGCCTGGAATGAAGTGTACATCCCCCTCAGACAGGCCTGGATTCCGCTGGATTCCACCTGGGCATCCAGCGGGAACTGGTTTAACGTCCAGGATTTTGATAAAACCCACATGAAAGAGGATGTACTGTGA
- a CDS encoding MFS transporter, which produces MKTALWLYLFLFLAFFDLHAQYPILTPFAISLGAGPAFIGWMMGMYSLTHLPGNLLAGVLVDRNGSRRYIVFSLTAAGAILLLQAHAQLPWHLLMLRAASGFALAFLSPACMTLLASLSSDAETQGKYMSGHGIIHTLASVVSPAAGAYIVHKAGYSGTFSTLGWLLIATGLMALFSVPKHSPALSPVSIPQALQDKPARTAAVQAKVTKRYYLLPFFVSCSQGVLFFELPLSQGKDGMVSTGILLSLLSLGALATLSLLFLNRLSPAARISAALLGMALCFFTLAAFTSIPPGVVLFLLGAAKGVLFPAMASLFISLGSGGHLGRTFSLQSIAMSLGAFAGPVAAGQLRDYVSPYFIAFVLLMTALLLLPPRGDNKPAPYRTGLNSHAA; this is translated from the coding sequence GTGAAAACCGCACTGTGGCTTTATTTGTTTTTGTTTCTGGCCTTCTTTGATCTGCACGCCCAGTATCCCATCCTGACTCCGTTTGCGATCTCACTCGGCGCGGGCCCGGCCTTCATCGGCTGGATGATGGGCATGTATTCGCTGACTCACCTTCCCGGCAATCTGCTGGCCGGCGTGCTGGTTGACCGCAATGGCAGCCGCCGCTATATCGTCTTTAGCCTGACGGCAGCCGGTGCGATTCTGCTGCTGCAGGCCCATGCACAGCTCCCTTGGCATCTGCTGATGCTGCGGGCGGCCAGCGGCTTTGCGCTTGCGTTCCTCTCGCCTGCCTGTATGACGCTGCTGGCCTCGCTGTCGTCTGATGCAGAGACTCAGGGCAAATACATGTCCGGACATGGCATCATCCACACCCTGGCTTCGGTAGTGTCTCCGGCAGCCGGAGCCTACATCGTGCACAAGGCAGGCTACTCCGGCACGTTTAGCACACTTGGCTGGCTATTGATCGCTACCGGGCTCATGGCCTTGTTCAGCGTCCCGAAGCATTCCCCTGCGTTATCCCCAGTTTCAATACCCCAAGCATTACAGGATAAACCGGCCCGAACGGCCGCTGTTCAGGCCAAAGTGACAAAACGCTATTATCTGCTGCCCTTCTTCGTCTCCTGTTCCCAAGGGGTGCTGTTCTTCGAGCTGCCGCTATCCCAGGGAAAGGACGGAATGGTCTCCACTGGCATCCTGCTCTCCCTGCTGAGTCTCGGGGCGCTGGCCACGCTCAGCCTGCTTTTTCTGAACCGCCTCTCACCGGCTGCCCGGATCTCTGCCGCGCTGCTCGGTATGGCTCTATGCTTCTTCACCCTGGCTGCATTTACCAGCATTCCTCCGGGTGTCGTGCTCTTTCTGCTCGGAGCAGCAAAAGGCGTGCTGTTTCCGGCCATGGCTTCACTGTTCATCAGCCTGGGCAGCGGCGGCCATTTAGGCCGTACGTTCTCGCTGCAGTCGATCGCAATGTCCCTTGGCGCTTTTGCCGGACCGGTTGCAGCCGGACAACTGCGCGATTACGTATCCCCATATTTCATTGCCTTTGTGCTGCTGATGACTGCACTTCTCCTGCTTCCGCCTAGAGGGGATAACAAGCCTGCACCTTACCGCACCGGCCTGAACAGTCATGCTGCTTAG
- a CDS encoding DNA primase, whose amino-acid sequence MSITIIVEGKNDRSRLRRLLDPEVDILCTFGTLSTLKLESLRHKIGDGDVYLYMDNDSSGKKIRGILRDAFPDAVHIYTRRGYAGVEGTPDEYSITQLEKAGLEEYIIYPQPFPFMES is encoded by the coding sequence ATGTCCATTACCATCATTGTCGAAGGCAAAAACGACCGGAGCCGATTACGCCGTCTGCTTGATCCGGAAGTCGACATTTTGTGCACCTTCGGTACACTGAGCACCCTCAAGCTGGAATCACTGCGGCATAAAATCGGTGACGGAGATGTCTATCTCTACATGGATAACGACAGCTCAGGCAAAAAAATCCGCGGAATTCTGCGCGACGCCTTTCCAGATGCCGTTCATATTTACACCCGCAGAGGATATGCAGGTGTGGAGGGCACCCCGGATGAATACAGCATTACCCAGCTCGAAAAAGCCGGGCTTGAGGAATATATCATCTATCCGCAGCCGTTTCCTTTTATGGAATCATAG
- a CDS encoding SCO family protein: MHTLKRYKWTWLLLLIALGLAVYLAVNSLSFAKSKLPVIGEVQDFSLENVDGKQVTLADTQGKARLVYFFFTECPDVCPITTYMLSETQDLLEKNGSFGKDVEFISISFDPKNDTREAIKTFADRFHVNYDGWYFLRGDQEQVRKLAADSFKVLIYGDNKDNFAHANLIGLVDRDNQLRGLYDAGDSENVTPEFLAEALNKLARD; encoded by the coding sequence GTGCATACCTTGAAACGCTACAAATGGACCTGGCTGCTGCTGCTAATTGCGCTGGGTCTGGCGGTTTATTTAGCAGTCAATTCGCTGAGCTTCGCCAAAAGTAAACTGCCGGTGATCGGGGAGGTACAGGATTTCTCTCTGGAGAATGTGGATGGAAAGCAGGTCACGCTGGCCGATACGCAGGGGAAGGCACGGCTGGTCTATTTCTTTTTTACGGAATGTCCGGATGTCTGTCCCATAACTACGTACATGCTGTCCGAAACCCAGGATTTGCTGGAAAAGAACGGCAGCTTCGGTAAAGACGTGGAATTTATCTCCATATCCTTTGACCCGAAGAATGATACGCGTGAGGCTATCAAAACATTCGCTGACCGCTTCCATGTTAATTATGACGGCTGGTATTTTCTGCGCGGAGATCAGGAGCAAGTCCGTAAGCTTGCGGCGGATTCCTTCAAAGTTCTCATCTATGGGGACAACAAGGATAATTTCGCCCACGCCAATCTCATTGGACTGGTGGACCGGGACAATCAGCTCCGCGGGCTCTACGATGCCGGAGATTCGGAGAACGTAACGCCTGAGTTTCTTGCAGAAGCATTGAACAAGCTAGCCCGCGATTAA
- the cyoE gene encoding heme o synthase, whose product MDNQLRYSDSAAASAKSPREGASWRDFITVTKPGIIRSNLIAAFAGYWVASGWDVEYGRLILTLLGTMLVMASACVFNNYFDRDLDMKMERTRERGLPTGRLKPNTVLLYAIGLGIAGLAVLFAFCGVLAGLFGIVGMFVYVVVYTLWLKRTSTWSTSVGAISGAMPPVIGYVAVTGKVDLGAWLLFAMLFLWQPPHFWALGIRRKEEYRAAGFPLLPVVKGVRRTKFQMIPYVALLLPIPVLMYMYDYAGIFYLIISAGLSLVWLYLTLTGFKAKDDDAWAKKNFFFSINYLTVSLIVLVLNTIHG is encoded by the coding sequence GTGGACAATCAATTGAGATATTCCGATTCCGCAGCTGCTTCCGCCAAGTCGCCCCGGGAAGGCGCCAGCTGGCGTGATTTCATTACGGTAACGAAGCCGGGCATCATCCGCTCTAACCTGATCGCTGCTTTTGCAGGATACTGGGTGGCCTCGGGCTGGGATGTAGAATACGGCAGATTAATACTGACATTGCTTGGAACAATGCTGGTGATGGCTTCAGCCTGTGTGTTCAATAATTACTTTGACCGCGACCTCGATATGAAGATGGAGCGGACCCGCGAACGCGGACTGCCGACCGGCAGACTTAAGCCGAACACAGTACTGCTCTATGCAATCGGGCTTGGTATTGCAGGTCTGGCTGTGCTGTTTGCTTTCTGCGGTGTGCTCGCCGGGCTGTTCGGCATTGTCGGCATGTTTGTTTATGTAGTAGTTTACACGCTTTGGCTTAAAAGAACATCTACATGGAGTACCTCAGTAGGAGCAATATCCGGAGCAATGCCTCCCGTGATCGGGTATGTAGCGGTTACAGGCAAAGTGGATCTCGGGGCCTGGCTGCTCTTCGCCATGCTGTTCCTGTGGCAGCCGCCCCATTTCTGGGCGCTTGGCATCCGCCGCAAGGAAGAATACAGAGCGGCAGGTTTTCCGCTGCTGCCCGTAGTTAAGGGAGTCCGGCGGACCAAGTTTCAGATGATTCCTTATGTCGCGCTGCTGCTGCCTATTCCGGTGCTGATGTACATGTACGATTACGCCGGAATTTTTTACCTCATTATATCTGCGGGCTTATCCCTGGTGTGGCTGTATTTAACTCTGACCGGTTTCAAGGCGAAGGATGATGATGCCTGGGCCAAGAAGAATTTCTTTTTCTCCATTAATTACCTGACAGTCAGTCTGATCGTGCTTGTGCTGAATACGATTCACGGTTAA
- a CDS encoding metal-dependent hydrolase, translating into MDTATHFVMGLGLAGLSFVDPAVASQPTLAGAVMIATVLASQAPDADTALRLKNNALYIRNHRGITHSLPFLLLWPALITLVIGPIFGFTDLHNLSHIALWSFIGVAVHVFSDLFNTYGTQAARPFTEKWIAWNIIHIFDPFIFGSHAAAIILWISGIIPPAPLFIILYICVAVYYIWRTLVHARITRNIKNKDVHHDPGDRYFVIPTISPSRWNVVKAKPDGSYNVGLLNGGRLEWFKHAVCSTHPAVEHSKSHPDIQAFLYFTSYAVAEVEELTSGYIVRWGDVRYLHRKQFPFVAVLVMDGQYHPLNTYVGWLSSEKLDERFAIDPGSMKL; encoded by the coding sequence ATGGATACTGCAACACATTTTGTAATGGGCCTCGGACTCGCCGGACTTTCTTTCGTTGATCCTGCCGTGGCCTCACAGCCGACGCTGGCTGGTGCTGTTATGATCGCCACAGTACTGGCTTCTCAAGCCCCGGATGCCGACACTGCGCTGCGTCTGAAGAACAACGCCCTGTACATCCGCAATCACCGGGGAATCACCCATTCTCTGCCCTTTCTGCTGCTCTGGCCGGCTCTGATTACGCTTGTTATCGGGCCGATATTCGGATTTACAGATCTTCATAACCTGAGTCATATTGCTCTCTGGAGCTTCATCGGAGTTGCCGTCCATGTGTTCTCAGATCTGTTCAATACCTATGGAACTCAAGCTGCACGCCCGTTTACGGAGAAATGGATTGCCTGGAACATTATCCATATCTTTGATCCATTTATCTTCGGCAGCCATGCGGCCGCGATTATTCTCTGGATCAGCGGGATTATTCCTCCGGCCCCCTTGTTTATCATTCTGTATATCTGCGTGGCCGTGTACTACATCTGGCGGACGCTTGTGCACGCTCGGATTACACGCAACATCAAAAATAAGGATGTGCACCACGATCCGGGTGACCGCTACTTCGTCATCCCTACGATCTCGCCTTCCCGCTGGAATGTAGTTAAAGCCAAACCGGATGGCAGCTACAATGTCGGTTTACTGAATGGCGGGCGTCTCGAATGGTTTAAGCATGCGGTGTGCTCCACTCACCCCGCTGTAGAGCATTCCAAGTCACATCCGGATATTCAGGCCTTTCTTTATTTTACCTCCTACGCCGTAGCCGAGGTCGAAGAACTGACCTCTGGTTATATTGTACGCTGGGGGGATGTGCGTTATTTACACCGCAAGCAATTCCCTTTCGTGGCGGTGCTCGTGATGGACGGCCAGTATCATCCGCTCAATACCTATGTGGGCTGGCTCAGCAGCGAGAAGCTGGACGAGCGCTTTGCGATTGATCCCGGCTCGATGAAGCTGTAG
- the trpS gene encoding tryptophan--tRNA ligase has translation MAKKVLSGIQPSGSLTLGNYIGAIKNFVKLQNEHECFFMVVDLHAITVAQDPAALRENSESVAALYLAAGIDPKISNVYMQSHVPQHAELGWILTTLTAMGELERMTQFKDKSSGKDSVGAGLFVYPSLMAADILIYNADLVPVGEDQKQHLELTRDLAGRFNHRFGDFFTVPEPYIPEVGARIMSLDDASKKMSKSNPNAGSYIALLDTPDIIRKKISRATTDSGREVVFDPANKPEISNLMSIYAECSGMSLQQIADKYEGQMYGGFKKDLGEVLVATLEPLQQRYHEIRSSGTLSDILAEGAERARNVASQTLAGVKERMGFLPYR, from the coding sequence ATGGCTAAAAAAGTATTATCAGGCATTCAGCCCAGCGGTTCACTTACACTGGGCAATTATATCGGTGCTATTAAGAATTTCGTAAAACTGCAAAATGAGCACGAATGTTTCTTCATGGTGGTGGATCTGCACGCCATCACGGTCGCCCAGGATCCTGCAGCGCTCCGCGAGAATTCGGAATCGGTAGCGGCGCTTTATCTGGCTGCCGGCATTGATCCGAAAATCTCGAATGTCTACATGCAGTCGCATGTGCCTCAGCACGCAGAGCTGGGCTGGATCTTAACTACGCTGACCGCCATGGGTGAGCTGGAGCGCATGACACAGTTCAAGGACAAATCCTCCGGCAAAGACTCTGTCGGCGCGGGATTGTTCGTGTATCCGTCACTGATGGCCGCGGATATCCTGATCTATAATGCAGACCTGGTACCAGTTGGGGAAGACCAGAAGCAGCATCTGGAATTAACCCGTGATTTGGCGGGCCGCTTCAATCACCGGTTTGGAGATTTCTTCACTGTTCCTGAGCCTTATATTCCAGAAGTGGGTGCACGGATCATGTCGCTGGATGACGCCAGCAAAAAAATGAGCAAAAGCAATCCAAACGCCGGCAGCTATATCGCATTGCTGGATACACCGGATATCATCCGCAAAAAAATCAGCCGTGCGACAACCGACTCGGGCCGTGAGGTTGTGTTCGATCCGGCGAACAAGCCGGAAATCAGCAATCTGATGAGCATTTATGCCGAGTGCTCCGGCATGAGTCTGCAGCAGATTGCCGACAAGTATGAAGGCCAAATGTACGGAGGCTTCAAGAAGGATCTTGGTGAGGTCCTGGTAGCTACGCTTGAGCCGCTGCAGCAGCGGTATCATGAGATCCGCAGCTCCGGCACCCTCAGTGACATCCTTGCTGAGGGGGCGGAACGCGCCCGCAATGTAGCTTCCCAGACTCTGGCTGGAGTTAAGGAGCGGATGGGCTTCCTGCCTTACCGTTAA